The segment GGTAGAGTAACTGATACATGCTTGGTGGAGTCAtgtgattttataaaacatttagaACCTGGCATGTCTGTTATGGCGGATAGAGGATTCAAACATGTAGAGCAATATCTATATCAACACAAGGTGCAACTTGTAAGACCTCCAAGTGTTGTAACTGGTAAGAAACTATCCAAAAGTGAGGTGAAAGAAACCAAGCAGATTGCTAGTTTAAGGATACATGTTGAAAGGGTGATTAGACGCTTACGAGAGTTTCATATGTTAAAGCCTCATGCATGTCTTAATCCAAATTTTGTGAAAATCCTTGATGAGATTATCCAAATTGCATGTGCTTTGATAAATTTACAGGAttccttaattaaataaaagtacaattattattattttgtgttttatttttaaagtaataaggaaggttattttaaatttttaaataaagatataaCCAGACAAATATACATAAAGAAACAAATatgataaatcaaaattatgttaaaattaaaactatgctTGAATATCTAAAATATATCAACTAGAACATTAGTCAGACTTCTTAatcttattattaatatatcctTAGAACGGAAAACTTTCAGCAATAGAAATGGCAAGGGGACGGgaaaattaattttggtattatgaaaaatgggaccttggagcagaacataagctaatttttatacctaaaataaaaagagaatggggtggaataggggttgaaggaaggtttgtatggaaagtcgatATTGATAGTGATAatagaattgaaaaataaattgatttatatattttcttaatatataaaagtgaaaggtgaaataatgaaatcttgaaaataggttgatgtacaaagctgaaattcggcagggaggtagttaacaGTTAGTAGGTGTCCACTAATAACAGATATTgctagggctggattaaagtgGTCTAagggacgaagtcacaggcatCCACTAGTGAAGGAATAcactaactttttttgtattatacgAGTAAGAAAATGGACTTTAACAATGGTTACATTGAGTAAAGTTTGTTTAGCACTATAGCACTGTAGCTATGTTCTACACTAGTTGTAGTAACTTAAGATTACTCTATgtaatatctattaaaaaccattttcttttacaaaaatttGGCTATTGAAAAGAGTTACTGCTACCAGTATTGTGGTCACCATGCCTCACTATagtattgtagttttttttttatttttaggtaataAATCAGTACTTACAAAGTAGTTTGGTATAACACTGGATATACATTTTGTTTCcacaaattaactaaaatatttataatatcacgTGTATATATATCATCATAAATTACACGTATaatttcaacttttttatttgtgcTATAGTCCTTGTCTGCAACACAAAAATAACCACTTTGTAGCCCAGTCAAATGCATTTGTATTTGCATTTGTGTATTATACTTTTCAACTGGCTTGCCATTCTTAACATAATTCATATAAGTTTTTGCACTTGTTGggcattttatttcaattatgctaTCTTCACATATCCCATCTGGTGTACCTGCTATCATAGGATATTGTTTTGAAAGCATGAGCccacacttttttatattttttcctaaaTGTATACCTACAGTTTTTCTTACATCGTCTTCTAATTTTCTGCCACGTTTCATGGCTAGTGTGTCTGGAATACTAGCTCCAATTATTTGTGCTATTAATGTACCATCAGTTTTTTTACACCGACTAAATTCAAATGCACGAGATGCTGTGATCCTTCCATATCTAAGTTCAAACCAAAGGCTGTTTTTGTGTTGTTCCCTTGTAGCCTTTTCTATATCCAATATAATGTCATTAGACAGaactacattttttaaaaatatatcacaaGATTGTTCATTATATTTCAACACCAGCTGGTGCATAGATACACTTTGAAGGCTAtcacaaatgtaacttgattGATACTTCAGTAGTTCACAgtctttaagtttatttttcttccctatttctaaaaatttattGTAGACACTATTTTTGCTTGTTAATGTAGGTACACCATTTGCCAATTCTTTTGCTGTCATGTATTTCAGGCTCGATCCAACACTGGACAGTTTAGACTTCTTCCAATAACATGTTACAGAAGTACATGCTGGCTCTTCACTCCTTCTATGTATCCACATTAGGAATGCTATTGAGTGTTTGCAGCCTCCTTGAGAAGCGATACAGTCGTGACACTGTACAGAGACGacaacttcttcttcttcatctaTTACTAGTGTTACTGCATACAGCTTAGCGTGAACCTTATGTTCAGGGCAAATTTTACACTTTACTGTGCACATTTTCCCATCACGTTTCAGCTGTACATAACTCACGGCGTCGTCGCCATATGATGGTCTTGAAGACCTATAATAGaagtaaaaatgtaattagtAAGTACCAAGCCAATGGTATTTCCATAACATAACcttaaaataaactcaaaacgaaactgtaatttaatgtaaatttgAGAAGGTTTTAGTTATTTAAGACATTACTTACATGGAGGTTTTTATATTTCGAAATTCAGCCGAAATATAGTCCTGGTTTGCTGCAAAATATGCTCCCAACATCAATAAGTCAACTCTTGGCAAATTTGAGCTATTTGCCTTGAAAAATCCTTGTTCCATAGTTTGctaacgtttatttttgtactaggTACACAAAAGAGAAACACTAGATGGACAGGAATtagaattattgaaaataaacagAGTAATTGTTTAGCAAAGCGAGTTAAAACGAATATTTACTGTAAGAAAAATGACGTTTACGAGCCAGCGACGTCATGGACTCTGATTGGCGTTTGGAATAAAATGGCAACCTgctatgtttttaatattttatttcttaaaaataaatgtaatcataattgtaatttaaaataaattgtgttttttacttattataaatcttAAAGAATCATATAAAATCGCGATCGTAGTGATTTTTAGTTACAGTCATCATGCctattataggtggttttgagtaaaataaacaaatttcctctgacaatattttttttatttcaagtaggattccacattacaaaagtatgaaatatcaaactacttatatagtaaatagtatgcttgggatttctctgcgtgatcgtatcacaaatgaggagatccgcagacaaaccaaagtcactgacataggtagcacagcgagtcgtgaagctgaagtggcaatgggcaggccacatagatcgaagagccgatgaaatcgcagtgttggtcgaacccccactaggtggaccaagggcatcaagcgggttgcagggagccgctggacgctggcggctcgagaccgttgtgtttgaaagtccatgcaagacggctatgtccagcagtggacgtccatcggctgataattttgtatatgatcatgttcgtccacataacttcaatatttttctaacaactccttcttgtgagaaagaaacttttggataaaattgatctattgtacactagaacgaattaaattttactacgataaataaaaacgaaaagtaaatgaaaatattagaaactcaattattttgtaaaatgtcaaagaaataacaaaatacgtctctctgtggttgtgtcacagaattttcaaagatctaatgtaaaatcatagacaacatttgcttgaaactctagtcacctaggggctctccagtagtttgtttatgaaatgcaatgaacgatgattcaatagtcagcccctgggtgaatactgaatattggtttgtgggggattgttcacttcacgactatgaattccagggttagTAAActaccctggaattcatagtcgtgaagtgaacaatcccccacaaaccaatattcagtattcatagtcgtgaagtgaacaatcccccacaaaccaatattcagtattcacccaggggctgactattgaatcatccttcattgcatttcataaacaaactactggagagcccctaggtgactggagcaCAGACCACAaatcacagaccacaaatgaagcagacctctgactcagaacaaagctttgtgctggttagaaattttgtatgtgtgtataaaaatgtcattcataAATTTCTCGGACCTCTCTTTTACACttgggaaaaaattaaatgtggggGGAAAGCCCTATCTCTTTCTAATTCAACACATGCATATATTTCGTagtaaaattagggatgtgcaaAAATCGTAATTAGAGAAATTAGTGCTGAAAACACACACttgttgaagattttttaatgtaccgattttagaaatttccGGTTTTCTCTTACACTACTAGTGCacctaaatttatatttacttgttagattttaaggaaaagaaaagcctttaatatatttaaatctatttattttgttactgtCTGTTAAttgtgtagtgactctaccaccggttcggaaggcagattctactaagagccggcaagaaactcagtggttgctctttaaaaaaaaacattatttgcaATTGTAATTATCATTCAAAATccccaaaattacaaatattgtgtaCATGCAAATTTTAGGCTGGTGGAAAATCACTTAcatattgtttttctataacattatgaggattcaataaacaaataaatttgagaCAGAACAGTGTAACAGAATCAACATAATATTCTTAgttctttactattttttttttacttgacctTGTAAATTACTAGTTtcagtattaaacattttttttacaaatttagcaatttttttacaatatacattagaatgtaatacaaagagcaagatttctaattaaaagtacaaaaagGACAGGATATCACAGGAGGCACAGATTTGTTAGgacttatacttaattatatgtatattactagcagacttgACCATGGTTTTACCGGAATAGTAGTTTTGATTATAATGGGTGCTTggcagtatttcctataactctggggttactctttaacgaaaattaatacataataaaattatataatgacgtacataatacattaatacatatttataattatgacgtagccaagttttacgtattttaatgtttgaagacataacaagattttatttattagttaaaaaaaatattagttatgcagttcggttcctttatgtggactcgtcgacaccttgaagttatgggaaatactcccgagcaccctgtatatgttacagatgtagctttctagtaaAGAGTGGATTTCTAAAATCAGTAgtgtaagtttttgagttaactcttaacaaacaaaaatctataataatagtctaacaaaaatataaatacaataatagaatacaaatacctaataacttactcttacaaaagtaatagtttgaaagaattcaaaatggaaatttgaaagactgataaatagcatgaaaaataatctttaatatccaagttaagaaaatatgaatataaacatacggtatgaaaaaaatactgactTCGGTGGTGTGTAGATCTATAGCTAGCACcttaacttactttatttttaagcatatcttccatttcctttcctttctttctaGTATCTACATTGTGCAtcttcctattaaaattaatacacaatTGTCTGACTTGCATTCTTCTAATGACAAACAACcaaaaagcgttaaaaaaatccaatttatgcTTGTCACAAGATAAGAAAGAAGTATCGAGCCgatttttaaatacgttaattaaatctgtgtaaatgtaaacgttacaaatttttggcaatatttcgtcaattaaataaatacattgtcatACAAGACTCATAAGATTACGAGACGGATGATAAAAAATTCTGGTACTTGCATTATATTCTCTGGATTCAATTAAAGAGTGAAATGGTTCATTTACATCAGACAATAGTGCATTTTTACAACTTTGGCAGTCTGCACTATCtagttttggaaataaatatctGCAAATTGCACCTGCAAAAACACAGCTTGAgtttgaaaaacattttcggAAGGAATACAAGTATCTATGAAATCTAAATTTTGATGTTGTGATGTGTAATCAATACATTGAATATCTATTTTTGGTCTATTAATTAAACTCCTGAGAGAACCGAGCATTTTATCTTTATCGCGAGAACAATTTGCATATATAGAACTATCAGATGTcatatcattaattaacaatgtcttaaatgacgaaataaaattgtgacAATCTGGGTGTGTATTAGAGCCACCATTACctctgatttgtgaaaaaaaatccagGGGATCCTGGTTTAATTGCTGAAGACTCAAGAAGTTAACGcctgaaatgtttttaaaatctttacggTTTTTATATCGTGACAAAAGTTACGTAATGAAATTGGCCTCATTTTTCTTGAGCCTGTAGCATCAAATTTCATTGATTGTAGTTTTTTCACTGCTTCATTCCAAAACTGAAAGTGATCTGATTCTAAAGATAAAGCATTACGTAAACTGGTACTTTTATGACCACCACCACTAAGGCTATCAAACAAATTgttcatgaataatattatttcagcagTGAATAAGCCATTTTCAATGTTAATAGGTGGGACACTATAATTATGGTCCATTCTAAATCGTTCGCATGTCTTCAAATGCATCGATAGAGAGGTGTAGACTGTGTTGCTGAATACTTCTGCATTGGTTGAcctgtaatgtaaaatgaaatttggttaaaaattgtacaatagtatgaataacataatagttattgtctcgttggtccagtgcttaGCCCGTGCGGATCACGAG is part of the Bicyclus anynana chromosome 5, ilBicAnyn1.1, whole genome shotgun sequence genome and harbors:
- the LOC112055440 gene encoding uncharacterized protein LOC112055440, with the translated sequence MEQGFFKANSSNLPRVDLLMLGAYFAANQDYISAEFRNIKTSMSSRPSYGDDAVSYVQLKRDGKMCTVKCKICPEHKVHAKLYAVTLVIDEEEEVVVSVQCHDCIASQGGCKHSIAFLMWIHRRSEEPACTSVTCYWKKSKLSSVGSSLKYMTAKELANGVPTLTSKNSVYNKFLEIGKKNKLKDCELLKYQSSYICDSLQSVSMHQLVLKYNEQSCDIFLKNVVLSNDIILDIEKATREQHKNSLWFELRYGRITASRAFEFSRCKKTDGTLIAQIIGASIPDTLAMKRGRKLEDDVRKTVGIHLGKNIKKCGLMLSKQYPMIAGTPDGICEDSIIEIKCPTSAKTYMNYVKNGKPVEKYNTQMQIQMHLTGLQSGYFCVADKDYSTNKKVEIIRVIYDDIYTRDIINILVNLWKQNVYPVLYQTTL